ACTTGTTCTGCTAACACTGTTTAAGTTTCCTCCATCTAAAAGGCCAATTCCTGTGGTCGACTATGAGACCCATTACTAATGAATGCCTTTAGCTTTTCAAGTGATTTCCACACTCTAAAAAGACTGCTACTCTGTACTGTGGAGGTACTGCGTGTTTGATGGAGCCTTGACTGAATTACCGAGCTGTGTCAGACCCCCACGGTGTCCTAGTGGTTAAGAGCGCGTCTACTTGGAACATCGAGTAAATATCTCAGACTGTTTGAGGGATAAAAGAGGTGttggcaaacaaaaacaacaacactactCTGTTAGCATCTCTTGTGGTAGTGCTGAGTGAGAACATAGAGGGGGGCTGAGCAACGAGTGTGCTCGTCAACTGAGGCGACGGGAACAGCAGCATGAGCAGCTGCTAATTAAGCAGCTGGGAGGGGCTGGGGTTGGGCTTATGTCCACAAGACCCTTACATTGGCTGAAGACGACTACACAGCTGGGCAGCTAGAACTCGATTAGGCCACAACACTGACTGAACTGATGAAATCAGCTATCCAAAGCTCGACAGAGGGATTTCTACTTGTGAGTATGCTTGGTATCTGGATCCCTGTCTGAGCCCTCACCGGCTTCTTGGCCATGTCACGTTCATGTTTTATCCCGAACTCAGACGCAGGGGTGAAGCTTGGTTGTTATTATTGCAGAGAATTATCTGAAACTTGGTAGGCTGTTTTCTTCCGAGTCTTCCACAAGGAAAACAATGCTGTCAAGCAGCCTTAGCAGAGCAAGGGAGGGGGGTTTGGGAGAGGCAGGGATGTACGTATTTAAAGAcgtgtgtatttctgtgtgtgtgtgtatgcgtgagTGAAGGGGGTGTGTGCTTTGGAAAGGTAGGAGCCTCTCATAGCAGCACACATTTGCGTTTCTTCTTGGGCTCTGGGGGCTCCAATGCAGCCAATATCGCCTCATCAAACACATTCTTTAGTCCTTTCTGtgaacaaaaacatacaaacagaatGAGGGAGcagcgcaaacacacacacacacacacacacacacagatttaaaacaaacaaaaaaaaaagatcttgcaacaaaaggcagaaatggCTTAAacttgggggggaaaaaacagtgaaaaatcaAAATGCACTGAAGGTAATTCAGAGGGGTTTCATAAGAAAGAGGGGAAGCTGGTGggaatgcaaagaaaaaaataaaacaacgcAAAATTTCCAAGTAGGATCTGCAATAAACAAGTCAGGAGACTGTCATGTAGTGTTTCCCACAGAATCAGACAAATGACGCGGGAGGTGCACCCGTGCTTTCTAAAATAATTTAACAAATAATAGCACACATTCTCTGTGACAATAATAAGTAAAAATTGCTGCCTCTACATTAAATTCCTGAtcctgtgcagagctgcagCTGCTGACTGTAGTCCTTGTTTTGCTCTGTGGCCTCAGTGAGCTACATCTTGCTGTGAGGTCAGGTTAGATTGGCCCTCAAGCACATCTTTTGAGTAGAATAAAGTCTACTTTGACCAGCTGCAGTCCAGCATGGTTTAGTTGGAGTTTATCTGACTGCGGAACCAAACAATTGCATTGCAGAATTTATATTATTAGTCTACATGCTTAGCAGTGACTAAATAGATCacattgtaaataaaaaataagttaCACACTATACTTAGTTAGCCATCAGCATCCCTGGACTACCCTCCCAAGTAAAGTCTGTGTGTAGGAAACGATGTCTTGTGGTGCTTTCAGTTGTGTAAGCCAGATCAGGGATTAAGTGTCAACAACACAAATCACATGCATGTCTGAAAAGTGCAGCTGACCTGTGACAGCTGAAATCAAAGGCAAGTCAAACAAGCAAGTGGAGGAAAAACAGGACATAACCCTTGACATTACAACGgcaaacaaaacctttttcttGACTTCACTGGTTCAGATTCCAAACACATGACCACAACCAAGCACTTGCCGAGCGCAAGAGGGGAACCTTTGTATTAGCCCGAGCAGAACTGCTTGCGTCATGAGCTCAGTCATGTGAGGTAACCAGAGCTGCACTGCGCTGCCTATCTCAGCTGACCAAGCTACTAAATTCTTCTGACACGGCACTGAAAAAAGACGGAAGCCAGAGGAGCGCAAGTGAAGTTGTCCTTTATTAATTCAGTTCACAAGTCATTTCACACAATTATagcttttattattatatagaCTTCTAATACAACACAATCTGTACCACAGTTAATGGCACACTGATGTTATATGTAGAGAAAGCCAAATAAGTCACTAAACACGGCTTACAAGTATCATCAAGTGTGACTTAGCTATAAAATAGATCAATGAGAGTACCATGACAGCAGCACATAGCAATGTCTGCTGAGGTCAGACACTCCCATAGGTGACTTGAGCAGTTAAAAGCCCTGCGTGAGAAACCACAGTCACACTCCAGATTCTGATAAGTTAAACATAACTGTAGAAGTATAAAAAATACTTTAGCATTAGAAATGGAAGCTCTGTTGAGCGTAAGCTCAATCTCAGCCTGTAAAGCCACCACCTTCACACCGACTACTACTCGCACAGAGCAGTGAGAGCCGAGGACCATCCCAAACAAAGGATATATCcttctagaccaggggtgggcaatctcagtccacgagggccggtgtccctgcagattttagatgtgtcctcgaaccaacacagctgatttaaatggctaaattagctcctcaacgtgtcctgaagttctccagaggcctggtaacgaactcatcatgtgattcaggtgtgctgacccaaggtgagatctaaaacctgcagggacaccggccctcgtggactgagattgcccacccctgttctAGACACTAGCCACCTATTGTTAGACACAGGTCTTGTTAATGAGCAAAACTCAAGACGTTTTCACACACGAACCTTTCAGACAGTGTCACAATGAACCAGCTTTACCGACCCCGCTGTTTCAacacagtgtgtgaatgactggcaatgtacacagctgctgctcttgCTGTGctatttattcacattttattattgtatgattttaataTTGGTGTTAGGCTTATTTCTGCTTTCTCTTTGATTTGAAATTACGAACAAGCAACATGCAAAGTAAAACGGATGACCTGTAGCACTCTGACATAGCAAGTGGAAAGTTGTCTGTAGACTGTGTCAAGAGTCTACAGACAGCAGTGAGTAAGCAGCACTGCACAGATGTGTGAGTTCTTACAGTTTGTATTTTCTAGCTAGTTTTGCTCTTCTTTTTccatttgtgttttaaaaaggaaagaaaactgcTGGTGCTACCACATTCAGCACACTAGCATTATGTGTCTGCACCACTATAGACTACAGAAAGTGacacgtttaaaaaaaatgtggtcaCTGACTGCGATAAATTTTCAGTGGctcttaaatacacacacaataatgtttaatctCATCTTTTAGAATGAGCTCAATTCAGAGGCGTGGTGGCGTTTGAGGCCATGTTAGAATGAAGGAGGTATCTGTGTGCAGAATTTATCATTCCAGAAAGGACAACTGTGTTTGACTGTCCagagttcatgtgtgaaaacagtttAAGACACAGAGTGGTCCAAGAATTAGGACGTGAAATGATGTAGGTGGTAACACTAATCCAGaagaaaaatatgaatatataatgCCTAGTAAACCAAATTAGAAAAGGCAACAAGTATTTTTAAGTGCAGAAAGGCCTTTGGTTAGTTTAACAAGCCACAGAACAAAGATTAGAAACGCAATCTTAATGCAGAGTAGAGCAGCAGTGTGAGTATCAAACTGGTACATTTGTTAATAGATGGCTGAGATTGAGACAGATGAGAGTTTTAAGCAGcaaatgcagagagagagagagagaagatggGAAGGAGGAGAGAAGTGGAGTAAAGGAAGGAAAAACGGATAAACAGCAATGACAGGAAGAAGACATGAGCAATGTGGCacagaaagtttaaaataaacaacatttccTCTTTCTTTGCGTCTCGGGCGGCTCTAGGGCAGCTAGGATAGCTTCGTCAAAAACATTCTTCAGCCCTCGCTATGACGACAGGAAGAGAGGGAAGAGAACAAGAGTGCAATTAGCagagcaaacacagagagagagagcaaagaagaggaggagaagaagaggaacaTGGCAGAGTGAGGAGGAAGGTTTCATAGCATAAAGACGAGGAGTGCCGTGCAGCCGTGTCAACACTGAATGAAGACAAGGAAGTTGTTTAACAGGGGGCTGAAAGTGAGCTGGGGACCTGGGTGTTGAGATCCccaacaggaaacaggaaatgacatcagCAGCTATGCAACTTTTGTGCCAGTGAGATAGGGGGGGAGTAGAGGAAGGAAGGAGCAGAGCAGGGAGGTGGGGGCACCCCAGCTTTATCAACACTATTGTTCAGAATCAGAGATCCAAGTCACCTGCTCCTCTGAGTCATGCTTACTGTGCTTCAGTTTCTAACAGTTATTCATCAACACCAACACAAACAAACTCGGGACATAACTGAGCAGGTAAAGCCTTTAAAGGCACTGACTGATTTAATCAACACAAGCACTCAATAATACAACATTAAATCTACCCCAGAGAAGTCAAACGCTCCTAAATTTGACATGAAGCCCACTGTCTACCTTTGGTCCTCTTTAGAAacagtgcaaaaaaacaaacaaacaaacagctaaCTAGCAGCAGGTTTGCCTTCATAAACTAGAAACATTTTACTTTGCCATTTAGTCAAAATGCTGACACAATAATGTGTTTGTGCCTGTTCTATTACTGCAAACACCATCACCTGATCCCAGGAGCGATTGCTGGTCCATGATTTGGTGTGAAGCCCTTAGGCTTTAACAAGCTTATATACTGGAAAGGTTTGCAAAACATGAACTCACTCTTTCCTACGCTTTAATCGCTTTAGGCGTGCTCACCCAGAATCCTAAACTCTAACATTTAGTGCATTTACTTAAAATCCACCCCACTGTTAAGCAAAGTTGGCTAATCTACCATGTGACTATGCTCAAGACCAGTGCAGCTGAATAAGTAACAGTTTACCTAAATAAAGGTCTGCTTACTGTAGCAACGATCATTTCCAACTAGCAACACCAGTGAACCCACAAGTTACATCAATTACCAAGATCAAACCAGCATGCAGAACAAACATGCACAGGACAGTGGGGGTACAGGCATGTTCCTCTTTCCTCCACTTTCTTAGTTCTTGCCACTGAAGTATCAATCATACTCATCtccaagagtgtgtgtgtgtgactgtaaaTCTTTTATATCCAAGTATATACAGTACCTGTGTGAGGGCTGAGCACTCCACATATTTCACAGCCTTGAGATCTCTTGCCAGCTTCTCGGCTGTCTCCGGAGTAATGGGCTTTTGCTTGTTCTTAGCCAGCTTCTCTATAGTGGAGGGATCATCTCGCAAGTCGATCTGAGTCCCAACTAGAAGGAAAGGCGTCTTTGGACAGTGGTGGGTGATCTCGGGAACCCACTAAATGGACAAATACAAGAGTCAGCACAATACCACACGTGCGGAATACCGGGGGGTTTTCTTATTAAACAAACATAGGAAAATGTAAAGTTTATTTTAGAAATTTGAACAGAGCCCTTTATTTTAACCCCTTTTTAAGGCATTTGCATCCTCAGACAAGCACTGCATTTTTAACCAAGTTCCCttccctctgactttttgtACCAAACAGCTAATTAGTACTGTACCTGCCAGTAAAATCTGAGCAACCCATAATTCatcatttttacaaaataaacaatatgcagtatatatattatacagtatgaaacaaactgttaaaacatgttcatttttacagtaacagaaaaaaactaaaatgaacAGGTCACACTTACCTTTTCTTTGACATTTTCAAAGGACGATGGGGACAcgacagagaaacagacaagGAAGACATCTGTCTGGGGATAACTCAGAGGTCGTAACCTGTCGTAATCTTCCTGACCTGGAGAAGCCACACACAAATTATATTTAACTCTAATTGTTTGGTCGGCACGTAAGCCAACAGTCATACACTGGACAGAGCAGGATGTCACTGTCAGCAGAATGAGGCTgagcaacaaaaacagaaagcacAGCTCTGACTGAAAGAAAACATCACACAAACTCCACATTTACTAAAACTCCCCTGTGGCTGCAGTGTGAAGACAGACAAGCTGCTTCTGAAAGCATGATTCCTACTTTATAATAGAAAGTGAAATGTAACATACCTGCTGTATCAAACAAGCCCAGAGTGTAGGGCTCACCTCCGATCATTACAGTTACAGCATAGTTATCAAACACCTGCAACACACAGACCAAAATCAGCTCAGCCACTCAAAACGCAATAGAACTAAAGATACATTTATAGACACATTTATTTACACTACAGAGCTCAGAAATAATATATTCAAAATGCTCGTCTATTACTCTTATTCAACATCCTTCAAATAAACCATCTTCAAGCAGGTTCTTAGACCTGAttcactttgtgtgtttgtaaagCTGCATATAGAACACAACTTTGATCACGTACTTAGTGGTCAAGGCCAATTAGTCAACAATAGCAAACATCCTGTTAAGACCTCTGCAGGATCAACGGAAACATGCAAACAGCGTTGTATGTACTCAAACTCCAAAATCCAGCTGAATCTTCTGTAAATTGTGCAACAAGCAAATATAAACTCACGTGTGTGTGGTTCGCTGAACATGTGGtaactaaaacatttaaaatctaATGTAGAGATTGACGCACTTACCGTAGGTACATATTCAGAGGGAAACTTGTTTGTGGTGTAAGAAATGAGCAGGCAGGTTTTACCCACGGCACCATCACCAACTACAACACACTTAATGGTCTGCATAGCTGTGTGTTACAGTCTTTGCTACTCATTCAAGATCTGGAAAAGAAAACAGGCACATTTAATAATTTACTTTTTGGCTGAACAACTTCCAAAGACATACCACagataaatttaaaaatatcaccttcgatcattattattttactcTACATTATACATGTGGACTTCTGATAGGAACATTTTGTTTGAGGTAAGCTCATATTAGGAGAAAAATGCATGGACCAAGGACTAGCTATTTTTTTCTAAGCTGAGTACCAGATGgcatttttcattatttgtaAAGGACAAAATGTTGGTTAAGAACTTTTTACCTAAACTCTGACTACAAATCGTGATTTACTTGCCACGGgaagtgaagtgaaaaccaGTAACCTCCACTAACTACACAGGAATTAAACTGGAAAGACTCCAATGAGCTTTTTACAGTTAATGGACTGAGGGTCAGTACAGCTTAACAACTGGACACAGCGCAGGCCTGCTTCACACAAATGAAGGAAGGAAACATGAAAGGAAATTtgggaaaaaagggaaaacatcAGCTGGTGCAGTCTCTCTTCCCCATATGGGCCAAGAAACAGATCAGACTCAAAAACACTAATGGTGGCTTCatgatcttattttatttatttaatttgttataCAAAATTAGAAACTAAAACATCAAACATATATGTAGTGTAGATGTGAACACAACTCCAAGAGTAAAGCTAACCATGACATGCAAAAGCCGACAAAGTTCTTCCTGACTGTTATCACAGGAAAAGCTCAAATTgcacaaataaaagaaacaagaaatctGTTAAATTCAGTTGTGATACTGAGCCAGTAGGAACACCACCAAGGCTCTACCTACACTGACGTGTTTTATTGTTGAAACCAACACCCATATTAACATGTCAGAACGTCCATATTACAGGATGCACACTGGGTCATTATATATATGTTATTAAGCTAATGTATTTGCACTACTTTTCTTCCAGCTAAGTGTGAATTCTTCACTTGTTGTCATTATGGACATTCTAATTTGCATTTTCCTCCGCTCTCAGTTTCACTTTGTTTGCACCCACTAACACACTAAGAGTGGAGCAGACAATGCGCATAAAAATGAGGACAGGAAGACTCTAGGAAACAATTTGTTATGTAACTTTAAGTGAAATAAAAACTTACCAACAAGTGATTTATGAAAAGGAACCAGACTAAGCCAACAAAGAAAATTAATTGATGGGGCTGATGCTTTGCTGTTATGCTAACTGAGTCACTGACAGGCATATAGGAGATTGGGGCCCTCCTGATATATTAGGCTATCATAGATATATAACATCAAGTTCTATGTAGGGATGAGAATCTCAACCAAAAAAACTATTCAATATTCATTGACAGTCATTTGATGGTTCTTCAACAATCATCATCCACCTCAAACCACTTCTAAATGACTATGTGTAGCTTTAACTACAGTTTTTGCTTGACTTCATCTGcccttcttttttgtttttatttctaaagCTGTCTGTCTTTCCATGTTTCTTGGTAAGTAGCGTATAATCTCACAGCACTACTTTCTTGGTCTGACAACATTGTTCAGTGTGTGCCTGATTTTAGAGACAACGCACTGTATGTAGTACACAAGCAACACTATTCCCCCATTTCACTCCGTAAGTTACAGTCTGTCAGTGCTAAGCCACTGCAGAGCTCTGCAGCACAGTGTGGGGGTGGGGATGTCATTGAGAGAAGCATGAGGGACAAAACTGCAGGCACCAAATGCTACAGTGTttaacacagaaacagaacCTGCTAAAACAGGTGCCCAACTAACAGCCCAAATATCTTCAACATGCCACTCCTTTTCAAAAAAGGCTTTTACATTAGACCTGTAAGTTTTTTTCCCTGTCATCATGAGTGCAATGCCTGCTACAGATTTATGTGATTTCTACCACTATGCCACTGCATATGTCTAATGCATATGTCATTGTTTAAAATGCCTTGTAAGTCTTTAATGATTTATTCCAGCAATTAGAGCACAATCAAATGACGGTGCCCACTTCTAATAATGAACATTTCTAAACTAAAATCATTTCCCCACATGTGTGCCATTTTCTGAGAGCAAGTCAAATCTCCCCTTATTAACAAAAACCTTATCACAAAATACAACATGTTTCTATCCAGTGCGTTGTTATAATACAACGTTTAACAACATTACAGCTGTTAAACATCTAACTGAATGGAGCTGTACGTGCTAATGGAGCTTACCCATTACCGCAAGTGCATCATATGAGCAGCTACCATTACCGGAAACTGAACAATGGGCGCTTCCGGCTGGAAATGTTCCAGGTGTGATGCAATACAGGGCAGTTCTTTTAGGAgggattttataaaataatgtgaataatgtgaactttaacatgtaaaaacaaaaaagttgaCCATACGCAAGTTGCCTGAAAATACTGAATTGTAATGCTGAACTATAAATGCTTGTCTGTTCATGTGAATTTGTTAATGCTGTGATAACTATTTCATGTGTGTCACA
This genomic interval from Oreochromis niloticus isolate F11D_XX linkage group LG5, O_niloticus_UMD_NMBU, whole genome shotgun sequence contains the following:
- the cdc42 gene encoding cell division control protein 42 homolog isoform X1, coding for MQTIKCVVVGDGAVGKTCLLISYTTNKFPSEYVPTVFDNYAVTVMIGGEPYTLGLFDTAGQEDYDRLRPLSYPQTDVFLVCFSVVSPSSFENVKEKWVPEITHHCPKTPFLLVGTQIDLRDDPSTIEKLAKNKQKPITPETAEKLARDLKAVKYVECSALTQKGLKNVFDEAILAALEPPEPKKKRKCVLL
- the cdc42 gene encoding cell division control protein 42 homolog isoform X2, translating into MQTIKCVVVGDGAVGKTCLLISYTTNKFPSEYVPTVFDNYAVTVMIGGEPYTLGLFDTAGQEDYDRLRPLSYPQTDVFLVCFSVVSPSSFENVKEKWVPEITHHCPKTPFLLVGTQIDLRDDPSTIEKLAKNKQKPITPETAEKLARDLKAVKYVECSALTQRGLKNVFDEAILAALEPPETQRKRKCCLF